One segment of Halococcus hamelinensis 100A6 DNA contains the following:
- a CDS encoding beta-glucosidase family protein, whose protein sequence is MVNDRTEVREQLQELTLEEKIRLVHGAADPEGLATGYLPGVERLGIPEFRLTDGPMGVRAHGKPATAFPSSIALAATFDPELARRQGAAMGQETKSRGQDALLGPGVNLIRVPHCGRNFEYYAEDPVLTAAFAAAMVDGIQSEDIVATPKHYVANNQETKRASVNVDVSETALRECYLPGFKAAVDAGAGSVMSGYNGVNGEPMSEKRRLLMDVLKEEWGFEGYVVSDWFGTKSTVGSTNAGLDLEMPGIDRDEMWEAFGIESDGGSDAVFGENTDVSDGMPDPSNTGLFAEPLFDAVKEGDVPESRIDDMVSRILRQMKRVGLFEDDRSEDIREDTEHGGLSETIATRGTVLLQNDGILPLADDTSIAVVGPSVHEAKSGGGGSSEIEPLDEVPTADGIRERATGDVSVARGVPEVEQVSFFGGGDENENGGSSEPRLEDAIDVASTADVAVVVVQDAAAEALDRDSLRLPGKQDELIEAVAGVNDRTVVVVQSSGPVELPWQDDVSAVVENWYPGQSDGDALAAVLFGDVDPSGRLPVTFANESDYPTADPSTFPGTDGTVQYAEDLFIGYRHFDANDIEPIYPFGHGLSYATFSYHSIEVVEERQIRITLENTSNRDGNEVVQIYARSEKSDGVNRPVQELAGFSSVAIPANETMTVDIDLDLLPFERYDETNGWMPLEGQFELVVGRSARDIRLVTELYSE, encoded by the coding sequence ATGGTAAACGACCGTACAGAGGTGCGAGAGCAACTACAAGAGCTCACTCTCGAAGAAAAAATTCGACTTGTCCATGGAGCAGCCGACCCAGAAGGGCTGGCGACGGGTTATCTCCCAGGTGTTGAGCGGCTTGGAATCCCGGAGTTTAGACTTACTGACGGACCAATGGGTGTCCGGGCACACGGGAAGCCTGCGACTGCGTTTCCTTCATCGATTGCGTTGGCCGCGACATTTGATCCGGAGCTAGCCCGCAGACAGGGGGCGGCTATGGGCCAAGAGACAAAATCGCGTGGTCAGGATGCTCTACTTGGACCCGGTGTCAATTTGATTCGAGTTCCACACTGTGGTCGGAATTTCGAATACTATGCGGAAGATCCGGTTCTCACCGCCGCTTTCGCTGCCGCCATGGTCGATGGCATTCAATCGGAGGACATCGTTGCGACGCCAAAGCATTACGTTGCAAACAACCAGGAGACGAAGCGCGCGTCTGTGAACGTCGACGTTAGTGAGACTGCCTTACGTGAGTGCTATCTGCCAGGATTCAAAGCTGCAGTCGATGCCGGCGCAGGTTCGGTAATGTCCGGGTACAACGGTGTGAATGGAGAACCTATGAGTGAGAAACGTAGGCTCCTGATGGACGTGCTGAAGGAAGAGTGGGGATTCGAGGGATACGTCGTCTCTGACTGGTTCGGTACGAAGAGTACTGTCGGTTCAACGAACGCCGGACTTGATCTGGAGATGCCAGGCATCGACCGCGATGAGATGTGGGAAGCGTTCGGGATCGAGAGTGATGGCGGTAGTGATGCCGTCTTCGGAGAGAACACAGATGTTTCGGATGGAATGCCGGACCCATCGAACACGGGACTTTTCGCGGAGCCTCTCTTCGATGCAGTGAAAGAGGGCGATGTTCCGGAATCCCGAATCGATGACATGGTGAGCCGAATCCTTCGTCAGATGAAACGAGTCGGGCTCTTCGAGGATGACCGCAGTGAAGACATCCGAGAGGATACCGAACATGGTGGACTTTCTGAGACGATCGCGACACGTGGAACAGTTCTCCTACAGAACGACGGGATCTTACCGCTAGCGGACGATACGAGTATTGCGGTGGTTGGTCCCAGTGTTCACGAGGCGAAATCCGGTGGTGGGGGCTCATCTGAAATCGAACCACTTGATGAGGTTCCAACAGCAGACGGGATTCGCGAGCGTGCGACAGGTGACGTTAGCGTCGCACGTGGCGTACCGGAAGTCGAACAAGTCTCGTTCTTCGGTGGTGGAGATGAAAACGAAAACGGCGGATCGTCCGAACCTCGTCTCGAAGATGCGATTGACGTCGCATCTACAGCTGATGTCGCTGTCGTCGTCGTCCAGGATGCAGCAGCAGAAGCGCTCGATCGGGATAGTCTCCGGCTTCCAGGGAAACAGGACGAGCTCATCGAAGCAGTCGCTGGAGTCAACGACCGGACTGTCGTCGTCGTTCAATCAAGCGGACCGGTCGAGCTCCCTTGGCAGGACGATGTGAGTGCGGTAGTCGAGAATTGGTATCCTGGTCAATCCGATGGCGATGCCCTCGCAGCGGTTCTCTTTGGCGATGTCGACCCATCCGGGCGTCTTCCGGTGACGTTCGCAAACGAGTCGGACTACCCAACAGCGGATCCCTCTACGTTTCCCGGAACGGATGGAACAGTCCAATACGCGGAGGATCTGTTTATTGGATATCGACACTTCGATGCAAACGATATTGAGCCGATTTATCCCTTCGGTCATGGTCTCTCGTATGCAACTTTTTCGTATCATTCAATTGAGGTTGTTGAGGAACGGCAGATACGTATCACTCTCGAGAACACAAGCAATCGAGACGGGAACGAAGTAGTACAGATCTACGCCCGTTCAGAGAAATCCGATGGAGTAAATCGACCGGTTCAGGAATTGGCGGGCTTTTCTTCGGTTGCTATTCCTGCCAATGAAACGATGACAGTTGATATCGATCTTGATCTTCTCCCGTTCGAACGTTATGATGAGACCAATGGATGGATGCCTCTCGAAGGCCAATTCGAACTCGTCGTCGGTCGTTCGGCGCGAGATATACGCCTCGTAACTGAGTTGTATTCCGAATAG
- a CDS encoding glycoside hydrolase family 3 N-terminal domain-containing protein produces the protein MPSKPPYKDPNESTRVRTVDLLERMTRREKVGQLVGMHVGSFTDTRKRATETTAITDVEVAIRDYYIGSVSPFGTGISKYNQVSVAGRIANRLQRVAMNETRLGIPLLVAVDAIHGHANIERSTVFPQNLGMAATWNPDIVKRAARVTAAEMSATGANQNYSPTADIARDPRWGRTYETYGESTTLVEEFVSAEIRGLQGDDLDDPTAVAATVKHYPASSGPTRGEDTAPIDVSPETLWRVYLPPFERAVSEGVAGVMPAYNAIGNQPAHSSKYYLDEVLRKQLKFGGVVCSDWLGIRMLADRHQVAASLRDAVDLATDASLDIASVGGPEHAQLLYDLVEKGTVSEERLDESTYRVLELKFELGLFDDPYVPPKLASETVGSSEHRAVARDAASESVTLLQNRNDVLPLNGEDDVFVTGPNADSIDNLLGGWTVYGVDDSQGQTIYGGLVSASGPEMTVDYETGIVSDVTLQPDEIAERAAAADTAIVVLGEPWYLHEFGPKSITDSSSGFPTRNQLKLPDVQKELLETVCETGTPVVLLVITGRPLVLTDVVDQVSGLLVGFFPGIEGGGAIADILLGRTNPSGRLPISFPRTIGDLPVRHDWLPHPSPIGSQEHLPSYNPLFEFGYGLSYTEFTYKSLEVSDRRVLADDGLSVEVTVTNTGNRSGTETVQLFGQHLQSSVVTPVRELLAFTKIDIAPGETETALFELDSEDLAVVRPDGSRVVESVPFELYVNELSREITIR, from the coding sequence ATGCCCAGCAAACCTCCATACAAAGATCCAAACGAGTCTACAAGAGTTCGCACAGTAGACCTTCTAGAACGAATGACCCGTCGGGAAAAAGTCGGTCAACTCGTCGGAATGCATGTTGGTTCGTTCACGGATACAAGGAAGCGAGCTACAGAAACAACAGCGATAACGGACGTCGAAGTCGCCATTCGTGACTACTACATTGGCTCAGTAAGCCCCTTTGGGACGGGGATTTCGAAGTACAACCAGGTCTCTGTGGCAGGGCGGATCGCAAACCGATTACAGCGGGTTGCTATGAACGAAACCCGGCTTGGTATTCCGCTACTGGTTGCTGTTGATGCGATACACGGGCACGCGAATATTGAGCGCAGCACGGTTTTCCCTCAGAATTTGGGTATGGCGGCAACGTGGAACCCAGACATCGTCAAACGCGCGGCTCGAGTTACAGCGGCAGAAATGTCCGCAACGGGTGCGAACCAAAACTACTCACCGACCGCTGATATCGCTCGCGACCCACGCTGGGGACGAACATACGAGACGTACGGCGAATCGACAACGCTGGTGGAGGAGTTTGTCAGCGCAGAGATTAGGGGGCTTCAAGGTGACGATCTGGACGATCCAACAGCAGTTGCGGCGACGGTAAAACACTATCCCGCGAGTAGCGGTCCGACACGTGGGGAGGATACGGCCCCGATCGATGTCTCTCCAGAAACGCTTTGGCGAGTGTATCTCCCGCCCTTCGAGCGTGCGGTCAGCGAGGGGGTAGCCGGAGTAATGCCGGCGTACAATGCTATTGGAAACCAACCCGCACACAGCTCCAAATATTATCTCGATGAAGTACTGCGGAAGCAACTAAAATTCGGTGGTGTGGTGTGCTCGGATTGGCTGGGTATACGAATGCTGGCCGACCGGCACCAAGTTGCCGCATCGCTCCGGGACGCTGTCGATTTAGCCACGGACGCTAGTTTGGACATCGCGTCTGTTGGTGGACCGGAGCATGCACAACTGCTCTATGATCTGGTTGAGAAAGGAACTGTTAGTGAAGAGCGTCTCGATGAGAGCACCTATCGCGTTCTTGAGCTCAAATTCGAGCTAGGGTTGTTTGACGACCCCTACGTTCCACCGAAGCTTGCCTCGGAGACCGTTGGATCAAGCGAGCACCGAGCGGTTGCGCGAGATGCCGCGAGCGAATCTGTGACGTTGCTTCAAAACCGAAACGACGTACTCCCGCTGAACGGTGAGGATGACGTCTTCGTCACGGGACCGAACGCGGACTCAATCGATAATTTGCTCGGTGGATGGACTGTGTACGGGGTGGACGATTCACAGGGACAAACGATCTATGGAGGATTGGTGAGTGCCTCGGGTCCGGAAATGACTGTCGACTACGAAACCGGGATCGTCAGCGATGTCACACTGCAGCCAGACGAGATCGCGGAACGCGCCGCTGCAGCAGACACAGCCATCGTGGTTCTGGGTGAGCCTTGGTACCTCCACGAATTTGGCCCCAAATCGATAACTGATTCGTCAAGTGGGTTTCCAACACGCAATCAGCTCAAACTCCCAGACGTACAGAAAGAGCTCCTAGAAACAGTTTGCGAGACTGGAACACCGGTCGTTCTCCTCGTTATCACGGGTCGTCCACTTGTCCTAACAGACGTCGTCGATCAGGTCAGTGGTCTGCTGGTCGGTTTCTTCCCAGGTATTGAGGGTGGAGGGGCGATCGCGGACATTCTCTTGGGACGGACGAATCCATCTGGACGCCTTCCAATCTCTTTTCCGCGTACGATCGGTGACCTACCCGTTCGGCATGACTGGCTCCCCCACCCAAGTCCGATCGGAAGCCAAGAGCATCTCCCATCCTACAACCCACTGTTCGAATTTGGATACGGTCTAAGCTACACGGAGTTCACGTACAAGTCCCTCGAAGTGTCTGATCGGAGAGTTTTGGCCGACGATGGGCTATCCGTTGAAGTGACTGTCACGAACACGGGAAATCGGAGCGGAACCGAGACGGTTCAGCTTTTCGGGCAACATCTTCAAAGTTCGGTCGTGACGCCTGTTCGTGAATTACTGGCGTTCACGAAGATAGATATAGCGCCTGGCGAAACCGAGACCGCACTGTTCGAGCTGGACTCTGAGGACCTTGCGGTAGTGCGTCCTGATGGGTCACGGGTCGTTGAATCAGTTCCATTCGAACTGTACGTAAACGAGCTATCCAGAGAGATCACAATTAGGTGA
- a CDS encoding ABC transporter substrate-binding protein, translating into MVDNSNGRASRRKWLRALGAGSAALLAGCSGDTPEPGGQGGGSTGNGQGEGSTENSVDQTFYNATWAIPTQAQYNQQNPTNQTEFPNYVLFGRLAQYNQTSAEWVPHLAEEWNISGTSVTLNLNDSFVWHDGDPVTAKDVATKLRVEYAMETTLANFLSGVEVPDETTIEIELQGETNRNLLYQNLLSLMIDTPTSVWGEYVSDVQFDDSDYSSVQEEIVQFSWQDPIGWGPFQLDDQTGQQIQLTKFDDHPQADQINFSTMAFRYVENKQQKMQGYLSERISGGGMIPTKSVYDQMPSAFQNWNFNRGVGFALHFNQNRKVFQDVRVRKALSHVLDRGPMVENTSIVGPKTLEFDTGFHGNKKFQRRYIGDTLNEFTLYNDTKRATALLKEAGFTKNGEKWTKPNGDPFQLTLKSASGFSAWRVGTNEATRQLNEFGIDAEFTPVQNSTYLSNTLSNGDFDIGASFVGQQILHPLTDLETSFYGYPSFAPDIGTPDEFSVPMPVANPSGSTKTVNVRDLISRITSTSGQKSQDLIKRLSWVYNQTMPTYVVFTSYGYSFLNTDNWTVPPEDAATNGVSYPVALMMHKGQVRAKQ; encoded by the coding sequence ATGGTAGATAATAGCAATGGCCGGGCATCCCGGAGGAAGTGGCTGAGAGCCCTGGGAGCAGGGTCAGCAGCACTGCTAGCCGGTTGCTCAGGTGATACACCCGAACCCGGTGGACAGGGGGGCGGTTCCACAGGGAACGGACAGGGAGAAGGCTCCACAGAAAACTCGGTTGACCAAACGTTTTACAATGCGACATGGGCCATCCCGACACAAGCACAGTACAATCAGCAGAACCCGACTAACCAGACGGAGTTCCCTAACTACGTGTTGTTTGGGCGACTCGCTCAGTACAATCAGACGAGCGCGGAATGGGTCCCCCATCTAGCAGAAGAGTGGAACATATCCGGGACATCGGTCACGCTCAACCTCAACGATTCGTTCGTCTGGCACGACGGCGACCCGGTTACGGCCAAAGACGTTGCAACGAAACTGCGTGTAGAATACGCAATGGAAACAACGTTAGCCAACTTTCTCAGCGGGGTTGAAGTGCCAGACGAGACGACGATTGAGATCGAACTACAAGGCGAAACGAACCGGAATCTCCTCTATCAGAACCTGCTATCGCTCATGATTGACACCCCGACAAGCGTTTGGGGGGAGTACGTCTCTGACGTCCAGTTCGACGATTCGGACTATTCGAGCGTACAAGAGGAGATAGTACAGTTCAGTTGGCAAGATCCCATCGGGTGGGGGCCGTTCCAGCTCGACGACCAGACCGGCCAGCAGATCCAACTGACGAAATTTGACGACCATCCACAGGCAGACCAAATCAATTTCTCGACGATGGCCTTCCGGTACGTTGAGAACAAACAGCAGAAAATGCAGGGCTACCTCTCCGAACGCATCAGCGGTGGAGGGATGATCCCAACGAAGTCAGTCTATGACCAAATGCCGAGTGCGTTCCAGAACTGGAACTTCAATCGCGGCGTCGGGTTCGCTCTACACTTCAACCAGAATCGCAAGGTATTCCAGGACGTGCGAGTTCGGAAGGCACTCTCGCACGTACTTGACCGAGGACCAATGGTCGAGAACACGAGCATTGTCGGTCCCAAAACGCTCGAGTTCGACACGGGGTTTCACGGCAACAAGAAGTTTCAGCGTCGGTATATCGGCGACACCCTGAACGAATTTACGCTCTACAACGACACGAAGCGGGCCACAGCGCTGCTAAAGGAGGCCGGATTCACCAAGAACGGCGAGAAATGGACGAAACCCAACGGTGACCCGTTCCAGCTGACACTCAAATCCGCATCCGGCTTCAGTGCATGGCGCGTCGGCACGAACGAGGCGACACGACAGTTGAACGAATTTGGGATCGATGCTGAGTTCACACCGGTCCAAAACAGTACGTACCTCTCGAACACGTTATCGAACGGCGACTTTGACATCGGTGCCTCTTTCGTTGGCCAACAGATCCTACACCCGCTCACGGACCTAGAAACCTCGTTCTATGGATACCCTAGCTTCGCTCCCGATATAGGAACTCCAGACGAGTTCTCGGTCCCGATGCCGGTCGCCAACCCGTCCGGGTCCACGAAGACAGTGAATGTGCGGGATCTGATCTCCCGGATCACGTCCACCTCTGGCCAGAAGAGCCAGGACCTGATAAAGCGACTCTCGTGGGTCTACAATCAGACCATGCCGACCTACGTCGTGTTTACGAGCTACGGGTACAGCTTCCTCAATACGGACAACTGGACTGTTCCCCCGGAGGACGCGGCAACAAACGGTGTGAGTTATCCAGTCGCGCTCATGATGCATAAAGGACAGGTTCGGGCAAAGCAATGA
- a CDS encoding ABC transporter permease subunit: MAYLQAQLVEQNIDTSALQAQVKAYTNIAPDEPLTIQYIQYVSSALQGDFGRSIWYDQSVGSIVAGALPWSLLLVGVSIALIYFIGIGGGALMAYSEGSRFDQVTSTAAIVLNSIPSYVAGVVFLYFLGYRWRLFPIGGRMNDATQVGLNWPFVAGVIEHLALPVAAFVLTAFGFRALTMRSNSISVLGEEFVRVAQLRGLPGRHIALQYVGRNAVLPLYTGLLISIGRLLGATVIIEQIFRYRGIGYYMLEAINARDYPLMMGCFIVITVTVVLGVYIADLTYRLIDPRADTRSETANITMGSLWDRLTIWINQRLSGQSGGADTTHSDRQAKLAKTEFGTVADSTDPTTTSRGGSFYQFVVVPLKIIWDDWRTRVGLAIVLLYVAIGLFGPFVIAPPNSGQAPRALQAFQNFSHPLGTDQAGRDLLSLLVHATRPMLEMILVGAVFATTVASLIGIVAGYAGGLIDQLLMTLSDVTIAIPGIPLAIVLAFIFQPTDPAVIGLLLTVNAWGGIARQIRSETITIRKNHYVEASQVLGISSPRILYKEVLPNVLSFIMIKFVASARRVIFASVGLYFIGALPYTLNHWGVIMQIAYEGGALLTADLAYWLFIPMATIVVLNYGFILFAQGTDRLLNPRIRAKHKRKNRQPESQSRSESASQTATRN, encoded by the coding sequence ATGGCGTACCTCCAAGCGCAACTTGTAGAACAGAACATAGATACTTCGGCCTTACAAGCCCAAGTCAAGGCATATACGAACATCGCTCCCGATGAGCCGCTCACGATACAGTACATCCAGTATGTATCATCAGCCCTCCAAGGGGATTTCGGTCGTTCTATCTGGTACGACCAGTCGGTAGGTTCGATCGTTGCAGGCGCACTACCCTGGAGTCTGCTGCTGGTTGGCGTCTCGATAGCCCTGATATATTTCATCGGCATCGGCGGCGGCGCACTCATGGCCTACAGTGAAGGAAGTCGATTCGATCAGGTTACATCGACGGCTGCGATCGTCTTGAATTCGATCCCCTCATACGTGGCTGGAGTTGTCTTTCTATACTTTCTCGGATATCGCTGGCGTCTCTTCCCAATTGGCGGTCGGATGAACGACGCCACTCAAGTCGGACTGAACTGGCCGTTCGTCGCCGGCGTGATCGAACACCTTGCGCTACCCGTGGCCGCGTTCGTCCTCACCGCATTCGGGTTCCGGGCGCTCACGATGCGCAGCAACAGCATCAGCGTTTTGGGCGAGGAATTCGTTCGCGTCGCACAGCTTCGGGGCCTTCCCGGACGACATATCGCGCTCCAGTACGTCGGACGGAACGCAGTCCTACCGCTTTACACCGGTCTCCTGATCTCGATCGGGCGGCTACTCGGAGCGACCGTGATTATCGAGCAGATCTTCCGCTATCGTGGGATCGGCTACTATATGTTGGAGGCGATCAATGCCCGAGACTACCCGCTCATGATGGGGTGTTTCATCGTGATCACCGTCACGGTCGTTCTCGGGGTGTACATCGCCGACCTCACTTACCGGCTGATCGATCCACGAGCTGACACCCGAAGCGAGACCGCAAACATCACCATGGGTAGCCTCTGGGATCGGCTCACCATTTGGATCAACCAGCGGCTCTCGGGCCAGTCAGGCGGCGCTGACACTACACATTCGGACAGACAAGCGAAGTTGGCGAAGACGGAGTTCGGCACGGTCGCCGACTCCACCGACCCGACCACCACGTCCAGAGGCGGTAGCTTCTATCAGTTCGTGGTCGTGCCGCTCAAGATCATCTGGGACGACTGGCGCACTCGGGTCGGGCTCGCTATTGTCCTCCTATACGTGGCCATTGGACTGTTCGGTCCGTTCGTTATCGCCCCGCCAAATTCCGGACAGGCCCCGCGCGCGCTGCAGGCGTTCCAAAACTTCTCTCACCCCCTCGGTACCGACCAAGCCGGGCGGGACCTCCTCTCGTTGCTCGTTCACGCCACGAGACCGATGCTCGAGATGATCCTCGTCGGTGCCGTCTTCGCGACGACCGTCGCGTCGCTCATCGGGATCGTCGCCGGTTACGCGGGCGGGCTGATCGACCAGTTACTAATGACACTCTCGGACGTTACCATCGCGATCCCAGGCATCCCGCTCGCGATCGTGCTCGCCTTCATCTTCCAGCCGACCGATCCCGCCGTCATCGGGCTTCTCCTCACCGTCAACGCTTGGGGGGGCATCGCTCGCCAGATCCGCTCGGAGACGATTACGATCCGCAAGAACCACTACGTGGAAGCCTCCCAAGTGCTGGGGATTTCATCACCGCGGATCCTATACAAGGAGGTCTTACCGAACGTTCTCTCGTTCATCATGATCAAGTTCGTCGCCAGCGCCCGGCGCGTCATCTTCGCGTCCGTGGGGCTATACTTCATCGGCGCACTTCCCTACACGCTCAACCACTGGGGGGTGATCATGCAGATCGCCTACGAGGGTGGGGCTCTCCTCACGGCTGATCTGGCCTACTGGCTGTTCATCCCCATGGCAACGATCGTCGTTCTGAACTACGGGTTCATCCTGTTTGCACAGGGGACCGACCGACTGCTGAACCCACGGATCAGAGCGAAACACAAACGGAAAAACCGCCAGCCTGAGAGCCAATCCCGGAGCGAAAGCGCTTCTCAGACAGCTACTCGTAACTAA
- a CDS encoding ABC transporter ATP-binding protein, translating to MNLEKTNRQSNRNDRRKIISARDVAVTFEMDRGTSRVLNDVNMDIYDGEIVGIVGESGSGKSMFADALLNAVVDPGVASGEIRYTPEEGESLDVLGLEGKALREFRWNDVSMVFQGALSAFNPTIRVGAHFKETLSAHGVEKREGMEWARQLLADLYLDPNRVLESYPHELSGGMKQRALIALSLLLEPDMLVMDEPTAALDLLMQRSIIRLLREVRDKYNLTMVFITHDLPLVARLADRLAVMYAFEFVETGPTEKILTEPSHPYTRELLNATPDISAPIDQMKPVEGAAPDPVTPPAGCSYHPRCPLADERCEAEAPPFQSVSQNHEAACFHWEQAVEEIPMASQGGNSDE from the coding sequence ATGAACCTCGAAAAGACTAACCGACAATCGAATCGGAACGACCGGCGGAAGATCATCAGCGCGCGTGACGTCGCGGTCACGTTCGAAATGGATCGCGGTACTTCACGCGTGCTGAACGACGTCAATATGGACATCTACGACGGCGAGATCGTCGGGATCGTCGGCGAAAGCGGGAGCGGGAAGTCGATGTTCGCCGACGCGCTGTTGAACGCGGTCGTCGACCCTGGCGTGGCTTCCGGCGAAATTCGCTATACCCCTGAGGAGGGTGAATCCCTCGATGTGCTCGGTCTCGAAGGGAAGGCACTTCGAGAGTTTCGCTGGAACGACGTCTCGATGGTATTTCAGGGCGCTCTGAGCGCGTTCAACCCGACGATACGAGTTGGCGCTCACTTCAAAGAGACGCTGAGCGCCCACGGTGTCGAGAAGCGCGAGGGGATGGAGTGGGCGCGCCAGCTACTCGCCGACCTCTACCTCGACCCGAACCGGGTGCTTGAGTCCTATCCTCACGAACTGAGTGGCGGGATGAAGCAACGGGCGCTGATCGCGTTGAGTCTCCTGCTCGAACCAGATATGCTGGTGATGGACGAGCCAACTGCTGCGCTCGACCTGCTGATGCAGCGATCGATCATCAGACTACTGCGGGAGGTCAGGGACAAGTACAACCTGACGATGGTGTTCATTACGCACGATCTACCTCTCGTTGCCCGGCTTGCGGACCGTCTCGCGGTCATGTACGCCTTTGAGTTCGTCGAGACCGGGCCGACCGAGAAGATCCTTACCGAACCGTCACATCCGTACACGCGGGAGCTATTGAATGCGACGCCGGACATCAGCGCGCCGATCGATCAGATGAAACCAGTAGAAGGGGCAGCCCCCGACCCGGTTACCCCCCCTGCAGGCTGCTCGTACCACCCGCGCTGTCCGCTCGCCGACGAACGATGCGAAGCCGAAGCGCCCCCGTTCCAGTCGGTATCCCAGAACCACGAAGCAGCCTGTTTCCACTGGGAGCAGGCGGTCGAAGAGATTCCGATGGCCAGCCAAGGAGGGAACAGCGATGAGTGA
- a CDS encoding oligopeptide/dipeptide ABC transporter ATP-binding protein codes for MTLNDVSVEFAKNSGLFDLFSEREVVKAVDGVSIEIPENQVVVLVGESGCGKTTLGKTTIGLQEPTAGSVEYRGHDIWAAKKGKGEMPYREIRRSLQIIHQDPGSSLNPNRTVMASLMEPLRRWYPELDTQDKRARILSMIERVGMSPAQDYADRYPHQLSGGEKQRVALVRALIMNPELILADEAISALDVSLRVEMMNLMIELQDLIGTSYLMISHDLSNARYMAKKTGGYIGIMYLGEIVEFGPASEVIEDPSHPYTKALKWATPELSTFSESGERMPIRSIDIPDAVNPPSGCRFHTRCPKAREVCTQEHPELAVDPADDLYQAACFRDYEDHPYWESSDITDGGEEPMSKI; via the coding sequence GTGACACTCAACGACGTAAGCGTCGAGTTCGCGAAGAACTCGGGACTGTTCGACCTATTCTCCGAACGGGAAGTCGTAAAGGCCGTCGACGGGGTCTCGATTGAGATCCCAGAAAACCAGGTCGTAGTACTGGTTGGCGAAAGCGGCTGTGGGAAGACCACCCTCGGGAAGACGACGATCGGTTTACAGGAACCGACTGCTGGGAGCGTCGAGTATCGGGGCCACGATATCTGGGCCGCAAAGAAGGGCAAGGGTGAGATGCCGTACCGGGAGATCCGGCGTTCCCTGCAGATAATCCACCAGGACCCGGGAAGCTCCCTTAACCCGAACCGGACGGTCATGGCGAGCCTCATGGAGCCGCTTCGTCGGTGGTACCCCGAACTCGACACCCAAGACAAACGTGCCCGGATCCTCTCGATGATCGAACGCGTTGGTATGTCCCCTGCACAGGATTACGCCGACCGATATCCCCACCAGCTGAGCGGTGGGGAAAAACAACGGGTCGCACTCGTTCGTGCGCTGATCATGAATCCGGAGCTGATCTTGGCTGACGAGGCAATCAGCGCCCTCGACGTTTCGCTTCGGGTCGAGATGATGAACCTGATGATCGAGCTTCAGGACCTCATCGGAACGTCGTATCTCATGATCTCTCATGACCTCTCCAACGCCCGCTATATGGCGAAGAAGACCGGCGGCTACATCGGGATCATGTATTTAGGAGAGATAGTTGAGTTCGGCCCGGCGTCGGAGGTCATCGAAGATCCGAGTCATCCCTACACGAAGGCACTCAAGTGGGCGACACCCGAACTCAGTACGTTCAGCGAGAGCGGTGAGCGAATGCCGATTCGGAGTATCGACATCCCTGATGCGGTCAATCCCCCATCCGGCTGTCGGTTCCACACGCGGTGTCCGAAGGCTCGTGAGGTGTGTACCCAGGAGCACCCCGAACTCGCCGTCGATCCGGCGGATGACCTGTATCAAGCGGCTTGTTTCCGTGATTACGAGGACCACCCTTACTGGGAGAGTAGCGATATCACCGATGGAGGCGAGGAGCCTATGTCCAAGATATGA